A genomic stretch from Anaerolinea thermophila UNI-1 includes:
- a CDS encoding helix-turn-helix domain-containing protein — protein MNGQAIIEQLETRRKELGMTDEAFARLLGISRPLWSQLRSGRRRLTLAVLRRILRTFPDWEEAVLALLREEA, from the coding sequence ATGAACGGACAAGCCATCATCGAGCAACTGGAAACTCGACGGAAGGAACTGGGGATGACAGACGAAGCCTTTGCGCGCCTGCTGGGGATCAGCCGTCCGCTGTGGTCACAGTTACGCAGCGGCAGGCGGCGGCTGACGTTGGCAGTTCTGCGGCGCATTTTGCGCACCTTTCCCGATTGGGAAGAAGCGGTTTTGGCATTGCTGCGGGAGGAAGCATGA
- a CDS encoding DUF6941 family protein, with product MIRPKYVIVCDYGIYDHWRKRHSAIGIFDYFSAGNFPARIRFDIVCGWEADEGESEGDFSVKVTAVTGSEGDRRIVAETNRVSAIFDPFSHTAPNTFHFDIDVPTAGNYQFEFYFNGNLVHTLAVPVIPED from the coding sequence ATGATTCGACCGAAATACGTCATTGTTTGCGATTATGGGATATACGACCACTGGCGTAAGCGGCATTCAGCTATTGGAATTTTCGATTACTTCAGCGCCGGAAATTTCCCCGCCAGAATTCGGTTCGATATTGTCTGCGGCTGGGAGGCTGACGAGGGAGAGAGCGAGGGGGATTTCTCTGTAAAGGTAACTGCCGTCACTGGAAGCGAAGGAGACCGGCGCATTGTGGCTGAGACCAACCGCGTTAGCGCCATTTTCGACCCTTTTTCTCACACCGCCCCCAATACTTTTCACTTTGACATTGATGTCCCTACCGCAGGAAATTACCAGTTCGAGTTTTATTTCAACGGTAATCTCGTTCATACCCTTGCCGTGCCTGTAATACCTGAGGATTGA
- a CDS encoding cytochrome c3 family protein has protein sequence MSKKTIKLLLVAAMIMVALFVLTACQAATPTAEPTQAPVPTCPAPEPCPVQPPAMEAPFEALWKASPHNDAKAEAFVHWNETEDKKVPTACAACHSTPGYLDFLGADGSEAGKVDQPADIGTTVTCNACHNDATAKLTSVKFPSGVEVTGLGAEARCMVCHQGRASKVQVDAQIEKFQATDPDVVVKPIKNGDNEVRFGFINIHYFAAAATLYGDEVKGGYEYDGKAYDFKNDHVEGYNTCVGCHNPHTTEVKVEECALCHEGVKTVEDLKNVRMISSAPDYDGDGDVKEGMAGEIEGLQTALYTAIQAYAKEVAGLAIVYDSAAYPYFFADADGDGKGDTSDKGPVAYSNWTPRLLKAAYNYQLSVKDPGAFAHGNKYIVQLLYDSIEDLNAKLSTPVDMSKMHRDDAGHFAGNTEAFRHWDGEEGNVPGSCSKCHTATGLPQFLKEGTNITNHASNGFQCSTCHNEANWPARYEVNSVTFPSGAKLTFGEKVDANLCLVCHQGRESTVSVNSALKGLEEDTPSDKIRFRNVHYFAAGATLFGKDARGIYEYEGKEYAGQFMHEGNLNKCTDCHDSHTLEVKVAACTGCHGVDDPEKIRLSLKEDYDGDGDATEGLAGEVETYREKLYAAIQAYAKDVAGVGIVYNPLAYPYFFADADGDGKADTSDKGPVAYASWTPRLLKAAYNYQYATKDPGGFAHNARYVLQALYDSITDLKAKVPSIDTTGLVRP, from the coding sequence ATGAGTAAAAAGACTATCAAGCTCCTTCTTGTCGCCGCCATGATCATGGTTGCCCTGTTTGTGCTCACGGCATGTCAGGCGGCAACGCCGACCGCCGAACCCACGCAGGCACCTGTTCCTACCTGCCCGGCACCCGAACCCTGCCCGGTGCAACCTCCCGCAATGGAGGCACCTTTTGAGGCACTGTGGAAAGCGTCTCCCCACAATGACGCTAAAGCAGAAGCCTTTGTGCACTGGAACGAAACCGAGGACAAGAAAGTCCCCACCGCCTGCGCCGCCTGCCACAGCACGCCAGGTTATCTGGACTTCCTTGGCGCTGACGGCTCCGAGGCAGGAAAAGTTGACCAACCTGCCGATATCGGCACTACGGTGACCTGCAATGCCTGCCACAACGACGCCACCGCGAAACTCACCAGTGTCAAGTTCCCCTCGGGGGTTGAAGTCACCGGGTTGGGCGCCGAGGCTCGTTGTATGGTGTGCCATCAGGGTCGCGCCAGCAAAGTTCAGGTGGATGCGCAAATCGAGAAGTTCCAAGCCACTGATCCCGATGTGGTTGTCAAACCCATCAAAAATGGAGACAACGAAGTTCGCTTCGGCTTCATCAACATCCACTACTTTGCCGCAGCGGCAACCCTGTACGGGGATGAGGTCAAAGGCGGTTATGAATATGATGGCAAAGCCTATGACTTCAAGAACGACCACGTTGAGGGATACAACACCTGCGTGGGATGCCACAACCCCCATACCACCGAAGTTAAAGTGGAAGAGTGCGCTTTGTGCCACGAAGGTGTCAAGACCGTCGAAGACCTGAAGAACGTGCGCATGATTTCTTCTGCGCCCGATTATGACGGCGACGGCGATGTCAAAGAGGGCATGGCTGGCGAAATTGAAGGCTTGCAAACCGCCCTGTATACTGCCATTCAGGCGTATGCTAAGGAGGTGGCTGGACTCGCCATCGTTTATGATTCAGCCGCATATCCATATTTCTTTGCAGACGCCGATGGCGACGGCAAAGGCGATACCAGCGACAAGGGTCCGGTGGCATACTCCAACTGGACACCGCGCCTGCTGAAAGCCGCCTATAACTATCAGTTGTCGGTCAAGGATCCCGGCGCATTCGCTCATGGCAACAAATATATCGTGCAACTGCTGTACGATTCAATCGAAGACCTCAATGCCAAACTCTCCACGCCGGTGGATATGAGCAAGATGCACCGTGACGATGCCGGGCACTTTGCCGGCAATACCGAGGCGTTCCGCCACTGGGATGGCGAAGAAGGAAATGTGCCGGGCAGTTGCTCCAAATGCCACACCGCTACCGGCCTACCCCAATTCCTCAAGGAAGGTACCAATATCACCAACCATGCTTCTAACGGCTTCCAGTGCTCCACCTGCCACAATGAAGCCAACTGGCCTGCCCGTTATGAAGTCAACTCGGTGACCTTCCCCAGCGGCGCCAAGCTCACCTTCGGCGAAAAAGTGGATGCCAACCTGTGCCTGGTCTGCCACCAGGGACGCGAATCCACCGTCAGCGTGAACAGTGCTCTGAAAGGTCTTGAAGAAGACACCCCGAGCGACAAGATTCGCTTCCGCAATGTTCACTACTTTGCCGCAGGTGCTACCCTGTTTGGCAAGGATGCGCGCGGTATCTACGAGTACGAAGGCAAGGAATACGCCGGTCAATTCATGCATGAAGGCAACCTGAACAAATGCACCGACTGCCACGATAGCCATACGCTGGAAGTCAAAGTGGCGGCATGCACTGGATGCCATGGCGTGGATGACCCCGAAAAGATTCGCCTGTCGCTCAAAGAAGATTACGATGGCGATGGCGATGCCACCGAAGGGCTTGCTGGCGAGGTGGAGACCTACAGAGAAAAACTCTACGCCGCGATTCAGGCTTACGCGAAGGACGTGGCTGGCGTGGGTATTGTGTACAACCCGCTGGCATATCCGTACTTCTTCGCCGATGCCGATGGCGACGGCAAAGCCGACACCTCGGACAAGGGTCCTGTGGCTTATGCGTCCTGGACTCCACGCTTGCTCAAAGCCGCGTACAACTATCAATATGCTACGAAAGATCCCGGTGGATTTGCCCACAATGCCCGCTACGTCTTGCAGGCATTGTATGACTCCATCACGGATCTGAAAGCCAAAGTGCCGTCCATCGACACCACAGGCTTGGTTCGCCCGTAA
- a CDS encoding single-stranded DNA-binding protein: protein MLEIQLIGNLGKDPEARYTNEGVLVVNFPVAVSTRKDETVWVEVTAWRELGERCHQYLAKGRQVFVRGIPTIEAFTRKNGEAGAALKVTAQVVQFLGGGKGEAGEDHGGEMPF, encoded by the coding sequence ATGTTAGAAATCCAACTCATCGGCAATTTAGGCAAAGACCCGGAAGCGCGCTACACCAACGAAGGCGTGCTGGTGGTCAACTTCCCGGTGGCAGTCTCCACCCGTAAGGACGAAACCGTCTGGGTGGAAGTGACCGCCTGGCGCGAACTGGGCGAACGCTGCCACCAGTACCTTGCCAAAGGACGGCAGGTGTTCGTGCGCGGCATTCCCACCATCGAAGCCTTTACCCGCAAGAACGGCGAAGCAGGCGCAGCCCTCAAAGTCACCGCCCAGGTGGTGCAGTTTTTGGGCGGCGGCAAGGGTGAAGCAGGTGAGGATCACGGCGGCGAAATGCCGTTTTAG
- a CDS encoding metalloprotease family protein: MFFWRFLITLALFGLLFHFRVFRAVHEGLHAIAAHWSAVPPSFITARDTYVFVKITDKKSWYKITLYPLLFPIAVFLLFIPWNWEIGLYLACILAAGSCQDLANLVMVSRTPGNWVSDTAEGLFVYNTPPPVS; this comes from the coding sequence TTGTTTTTCTGGCGCTTTTTGATCACCCTGGCGCTTTTTGGATTGCTCTTTCACTTCCGTGTGTTTCGCGCTGTCCACGAGGGACTGCACGCAATTGCCGCCCACTGGTCTGCGGTACCGCCTTCTTTCATCACTGCCAGAGACACCTATGTTTTTGTAAAAATCACCGATAAGAAATCCTGGTATAAAATCACCCTTTACCCGCTCCTTTTCCCGATTGCTGTATTCTTGCTTTTCATACCCTGGAACTGGGAAATCGGTCTCTATCTTGCCTGCATTCTTGCGGCGGGTTCCTGTCAGGATTTGGCTAACCTTGTAATGGTTAGCCGCACCCCTGGTAACTGGGTCTCCGATACCGCTGAAGGTCTTTTCGTCTACAATACACCTCCGCCGGTCTCATAA